The Candidatus Koribacter versatilis Ellin345 genome has a segment encoding these proteins:
- a CDS encoding HEAT repeat domain-containing protein: MNCDWVQQNVTLYLYNELGDDARHEVEAHLMRCNACTVELESAKNFQELMLELPAPEVTPNLLASSRMKLQESLEQAEQLRGWRRFILDPMALLHRMRVAPALAAAIFIFGFGGGLATMYSLHPNSAVPIIGRGEIHDMAKASIGPVRSIEVQPNSDQVTINYDRVLPERVQGSANDQRIQDLLAYAARNNDNSGVRLDSVGVLAKKGDDPAARETLTYSLRYDSNPGVRLKALEALQPYVGDDVRVRNAVLEALLNDSNPGVRSGAIHLLEPVKSDTSVRAALEQLSKEDPNDYIRSESKRMLQAAPELD; the protein is encoded by the coding sequence ATGAACTGCGATTGGGTACAACAGAACGTTACCCTTTATCTCTACAACGAACTCGGGGACGACGCGCGCCACGAAGTGGAAGCGCACTTGATGCGTTGCAACGCGTGTACCGTCGAGCTTGAGTCCGCGAAGAACTTCCAGGAGCTGATGTTGGAGCTGCCGGCTCCGGAAGTGACACCGAACCTGTTGGCGTCGTCGCGCATGAAGTTGCAGGAGTCTCTCGAACAGGCTGAGCAACTGCGTGGCTGGCGCCGCTTTATCCTCGACCCGATGGCGCTGCTGCATCGTATGCGTGTTGCCCCCGCATTGGCAGCGGCGATTTTCATTTTCGGCTTCGGTGGCGGATTGGCAACGATGTACAGCCTGCATCCGAATTCGGCAGTACCGATCATCGGGCGTGGCGAAATACACGATATGGCGAAAGCCTCGATCGGGCCGGTACGCTCGATCGAAGTGCAACCGAATTCCGACCAGGTAACAATCAACTACGATCGCGTTCTGCCCGAGAGAGTACAAGGCTCCGCGAACGATCAGCGTATCCAGGACCTGCTAGCCTACGCGGCCCGCAACAACGACAACTCCGGTGTGCGGCTTGATTCCGTCGGCGTACTGGCGAAGAAGGGCGATGATCCGGCAGCCCGCGAAACGCTGACCTACTCGCTCCGTTATGACAGCAATCCGGGTGTTCGCCTCAAGGCGCTGGAAGCGCTTCAGCCTTATGTTGGCGATGATGTGCGGGTCCGCAACGCGGTGCTTGAAGCGCTGCTTAACGATAGCAATCCCGGCGTGCGCTCCGGCGCTATCCATCTGCTCGAGCCGGTGAAGTCGGATACGAGCGTGCGTGCAGCGCTTGAGCAGTTGTCGAAGGAAGATCCGAACGATTACATCCGCAGCGAGTCGAAGCGCATGCTTCAGGCCGCTCCGGAATTGGACTAG
- a CDS encoding PDZ domain-containing protein: MQYLKSVQSVMLSVLLAGAVTVTGALPAMASSGDEVQSGDSYLGIGPRDISPARVQALKLKDDSGVEVTELDNDAPAAKAGMKLGDVILNYNGQKVESAEQLRRLIHETPVGRSVQIVISRNGQQQTLSVTPGSKRQMNAAIPKSPRSRSGNGFFDNPPDMSMNLLQAASKGGLLVENITPQLGEFLGVKNGNGVMVRSVEKGSPAEFAGLRAGDVIVRIEKDSIADMSDWHRLTHKRSGKTMLGVVRDKHEQNFFMEFPSKRDSSWMMDLPDINPDEIKFEVSELRPEMLKAFADAQGAFDSEGGHWQLDQDEIQKAIQNGQQSMDKAMKQFQDLHKQWNCTEDSKE; encoded by the coding sequence ATGCAGTATCTGAAATCTGTGCAGTCTGTAATGCTGTCTGTCCTGCTTGCCGGAGCGGTGACGGTGACTGGTGCCCTCCCGGCGATGGCGTCGTCCGGCGACGAGGTGCAGAGCGGCGATTCGTACCTTGGCATTGGGCCGCGCGACATTAGTCCGGCCCGCGTGCAAGCGCTCAAACTGAAGGATGACTCCGGCGTCGAAGTCACGGAACTGGACAACGACGCACCCGCGGCGAAAGCCGGCATGAAACTCGGTGACGTGATCCTGAACTACAACGGCCAGAAGGTCGAGAGTGCGGAACAATTGCGGCGCTTGATTCACGAGACGCCCGTCGGTCGCTCAGTTCAGATTGTGATCAGCCGCAATGGCCAGCAGCAAACGCTATCGGTTACGCCCGGCAGCAAGCGCCAGATGAATGCCGCCATTCCCAAGTCGCCGCGCTCGCGTTCGGGCAATGGCTTTTTCGACAATCCGCCCGACATGAGCATGAACCTGCTTCAGGCGGCGTCGAAAGGCGGATTGCTCGTCGAGAATATTACTCCGCAGCTTGGCGAGTTTCTCGGGGTGAAGAATGGCAATGGCGTCATGGTGCGCTCGGTCGAAAAGGGTTCGCCTGCGGAATTCGCAGGCTTGCGCGCCGGCGATGTGATTGTGCGAATCGAGAAGGATTCGATTGCCGATATGAGCGACTGGCATCGCCTCACCCACAAGCGCAGTGGAAAGACCATGCTCGGCGTAGTGCGCGACAAGCACGAGCAGAACTTCTTCATGGAATTTCCGTCCAAGCGCGATAGTTCGTGGATGATGGACCTTCCGGATATCAATCCTGACGAGATCAAGTTCGAAGTGTCCGAACTCCGTCCGGAAATGCTGAAGGCTTTTGCGGATGCGCAAGGGGCTTTCGACTCGGAAGGTGGCCACTGGCAACTCGATCAGGACGAGATTCAGAAAGCCATCCAAAATGGCCAGCAGTCCATGGACAAAGCCATGAAGCAATTCCAGGATCTGCACAAGCAGTGGAACTGCACGGAAGATTCGAAAGAGTAA
- a CDS encoding DUF4097 family beta strand repeat-containing protein gives MEVTEWCQRQLSGGKRAIVYCAVVAFLSTASNAQSQAAPKFYQQGAQWVEEFSGFAPISHMLKVMMSVGAIHIEGGGQDEISYTVRKRCMRSTQEAARKIFDQFRVFTAKKTDATIIQGDWLGGKDVNDLMADLFVQVPPSVSAVAVNAKEGNVTVRAIRAKLDIDTSAGNIDLDQIAGAVKAHTSGGFITAGTLLGDAQLKSGAGNVQARAISGKATLWTAGGTTSLGSARWCWLETLAGNISVDHCDGETHAISGGGSITLGNINGDVFAQTGGGRIQLASAAGHVTAATGGGAVELHRVARGVQVDSGVGAISVEFSGSPRTFSDSLIRTSSGDVIVYVSDSLPMTVHAASDMTRGPGISSEFPEIKITSEGGKYGPKSMFAEGTLNGGGPVLKVRTTIGQIEFHRTNTAVSAK, from the coding sequence ATGGAAGTTACCGAGTGGTGCCAGCGACAATTGAGCGGCGGGAAACGTGCCATCGTTTATTGCGCTGTCGTTGCATTTCTCTCGACAGCTTCGAACGCTCAATCGCAGGCGGCCCCAAAGTTTTATCAGCAAGGCGCGCAGTGGGTGGAAGAGTTCAGCGGATTTGCACCGATCTCGCACATGCTGAAAGTGATGATGTCGGTTGGGGCCATTCATATCGAAGGCGGCGGGCAAGACGAGATCAGCTATACCGTGCGTAAGCGATGCATGCGCAGCACGCAGGAAGCGGCTCGCAAGATTTTCGACCAGTTCCGGGTTTTCACGGCGAAGAAGACAGATGCCACGATCATCCAGGGCGACTGGCTAGGCGGCAAAGACGTGAATGATCTGATGGCCGACCTTTTCGTCCAAGTACCGCCGAGCGTAAGCGCCGTTGCGGTAAATGCGAAGGAAGGGAATGTCACGGTCAGGGCGATCCGTGCCAAGCTCGACATTGATACGTCGGCCGGGAACATTGATCTCGACCAGATTGCAGGAGCGGTAAAGGCACACACTTCCGGCGGCTTTATCACCGCTGGTACGCTGCTTGGCGATGCCCAGCTGAAGAGTGGCGCGGGCAATGTGCAGGCGCGGGCCATCAGTGGCAAGGCCACGTTGTGGACCGCAGGTGGTACGACATCGCTTGGGAGCGCGCGCTGGTGCTGGCTGGAGACACTGGCGGGCAACATCAGCGTGGACCATTGTGACGGCGAGACGCACGCGATCAGCGGTGGGGGTAGCATCACGCTGGGGAACATCAACGGCGACGTCTTCGCGCAGACTGGCGGAGGACGCATCCAACTCGCGAGCGCCGCAGGACATGTCACGGCGGCAACCGGTGGTGGCGCGGTGGAATTGCATCGAGTGGCGCGAGGTGTTCAGGTGGATTCCGGCGTGGGCGCGATTTCGGTAGAATTTTCGGGATCGCCAAGGACATTCAGCGACTCGCTGATCCGCACCTCGTCTGGCGATGTGATTGTGTACGTGTCGGACAGCCTGCCGATGACCGTCCACGCCGCGAGTGATATGACGCGCGGCCCGGGAATCAGCAGCGAGTTTCCAGAGATAAAGATTACGTCCGAAGGTGGAAAATATGGACCGAAGTCGATGTTCGCCGAGGGTACACTGAATGGCGGCGGCCCGGTCCTGAAAGTTCGGACGACGATAGGGCAGATCGAGTTCCACCGGACAAACACGGCGGTGTCTGCAAAATGA
- a CDS encoding sensor domain-containing diguanylate cyclase: MQKIAILYDASQAVLSTFQLDEVLNQILAIVRDYFHLEGASVLLFDKDRTVLRVRLSFGKQPSSMEVPLGKGLTGAAVHQKRPIYSPDVTKDKRYICAVESTRSELAIPLMVRDEVVGVLDCQSDQVDFFDTETEDLLTLFATQASIGISNAKIYSLEQKRALQMSAIGAIASKATASLKLEELLVQLCMAIATNLALDGISVLTCEPDGTLILRAQEGSLKPVIETSQALLPEGNPAERALSRKKPVVLHPDLDSRPVLYEGAGSELMLPLVSAGKPLGMIVMGARSDTGFPEEDMQTLVSVADICATAIQNAFYFQQVEALAYVDGLTGVYNRRFFERKITEELERAARYEGTLSVIMVDIDNFKKVNDEFGHLLGDEVLRTVAQIFAGALRKPDHCCRYGGEEFSIILPETSGPKALKVAEKLRGLIADYDFPGIPRRITISAGVADFPTCGTTRDDIVGAADNCLYLAKQSGRNCVMSPYNMNTPKLFT; this comes from the coding sequence ATGCAAAAAATCGCGATTCTCTACGACGCGAGCCAGGCGGTTCTCTCGACCTTCCAACTGGATGAGGTCCTGAATCAGATCCTGGCCATCGTGCGCGATTACTTCCATTTGGAAGGCGCGTCGGTCCTGCTATTTGACAAAGACCGAACCGTTCTACGCGTGCGACTGTCGTTCGGGAAACAACCTAGCAGTATGGAAGTTCCTCTTGGTAAAGGGCTTACAGGCGCGGCCGTGCATCAGAAGAGGCCCATCTACTCTCCCGATGTCACTAAGGACAAGCGCTATATCTGCGCCGTGGAGAGCACCCGGTCGGAACTTGCCATTCCCCTGATGGTCCGCGACGAAGTGGTGGGGGTGCTCGATTGCCAGAGCGATCAGGTGGACTTTTTCGATACGGAAACCGAGGACTTACTGACTCTCTTCGCGACTCAGGCGTCCATCGGCATCAGTAACGCCAAGATTTATTCACTGGAACAGAAGCGCGCCCTCCAAATGAGCGCGATCGGCGCCATCGCGAGCAAGGCCACGGCATCGTTAAAGTTGGAAGAGTTGCTGGTGCAGCTCTGTATGGCGATCGCGACGAACCTGGCGTTGGATGGGATCTCTGTTCTCACGTGTGAGCCCGATGGAACGTTAATTCTCCGCGCCCAGGAAGGGTCGTTGAAGCCGGTGATCGAAACCAGTCAGGCTTTGTTGCCGGAGGGGAATCCCGCGGAGCGCGCGCTGTCGCGGAAAAAGCCTGTCGTGCTTCACCCCGATCTCGACTCTCGACCAGTGCTCTACGAAGGCGCCGGTTCGGAGCTGATGCTGCCCCTGGTCTCCGCTGGGAAACCGCTTGGCATGATCGTAATGGGGGCAAGGAGCGATACCGGCTTTCCGGAAGAAGATATGCAGACGCTGGTGTCGGTGGCTGACATTTGTGCAACCGCCATCCAAAACGCCTTTTACTTCCAGCAAGTAGAAGCACTCGCTTACGTGGACGGCCTCACCGGCGTGTACAACCGCCGTTTTTTCGAGCGCAAGATCACCGAAGAACTCGAGCGGGCGGCCCGCTATGAAGGCACGCTTTCGGTGATCATGGTGGACATTGATAACTTCAAGAAGGTGAACGACGAGTTCGGTCACCTGCTCGGCGACGAGGTGCTCCGCACCGTTGCACAGATCTTCGCGGGTGCACTTCGCAAGCCGGACCACTGTTGTCGTTATGGTGGTGAAGAGTTCTCAATCATCCTTCCTGAAACATCGGGGCCAAAGGCTCTAAAAGTCGCAGAGAAGTTGAGAGGCTTGATAGCGGATTACGATTTCCCTGGCATTCCTCGCCGGATAACGATCAGCGCCGGTGTAGCGGACTTCCCGACCTGCGGTACAACCCGCGATGACATCGTCGGCGCCGCTGACAACTGCTTGTACCTGGCGAAGCAATCGGGACGCAATTGCGTGATGTCGCCCTACAACATGAATACGCCGAAGTTGTTCACTTAA
- a CDS encoding DUF3142 domain-containing protein — MWKRLLIVAIVAVSYLTLWVARVRNSQSKMENFPVTTVWAWQRPEKLTFIDKHKTAVAVLAETISLSPLKFEPRNQPVSAPDGATYIAVVRIQASANSDLSDATRARVVSEITKFAGNADTEAIQIDFDATSSQRDFYRSLLKDLRAKLPRDIPLSMTALVSWCEGDDWIANLPVDEAVPMYFRMGVDDQNIRRSHWDVGKLREPLCRNSVGISLDEPWPRFDSAVRVYAFAPAAWTETDYQHLLERLAR, encoded by the coding sequence ATGTGGAAGCGCTTGCTCATCGTGGCCATTGTCGCCGTGTCGTACCTCACCCTCTGGGTCGCACGCGTGCGCAACTCCCAGTCGAAGATGGAAAACTTCCCAGTCACCACCGTCTGGGCCTGGCAACGTCCCGAGAAACTCACCTTCATCGACAAGCACAAGACCGCCGTCGCGGTTCTAGCTGAAACAATCTCGCTTTCTCCGCTGAAATTCGAGCCACGCAATCAGCCCGTCTCAGCGCCCGATGGCGCGACCTACATCGCTGTAGTGCGAATTCAGGCGTCCGCAAATTCCGACCTTTCGGACGCCACGCGCGCAAGAGTGGTTTCTGAGATCACGAAATTTGCCGGCAATGCTGACACCGAAGCAATCCAGATCGACTTTGACGCCACCTCTTCCCAGCGCGACTTCTACCGCTCCCTGCTCAAAGATCTTCGCGCGAAATTGCCGAGAGATATTCCGCTCTCCATGACCGCGCTCGTCTCGTGGTGCGAGGGCGACGACTGGATCGCCAACCTACCGGTAGACGAAGCCGTGCCGATGTATTTCCGCATGGGAGTGGACGATCAGAACATCCGCCGCTCACACTGGGACGTCGGCAAACTTCGCGAACCGCTCTGTCGCAACAGCGTCGGCATTTCGCTCGACGAACCTTGGCCCCGCTTTGATTCCGCCGTGCGTGTCTACGCCTTCGCTCCCGCCGCATGGACAGAAACCGATTATCAGCACTTGCTCGAAAGGCTTGCCCGATGA
- a CDS encoding ABC transporter permease — protein MISFRDLRYAWRQLRRSPGFAIVAILTLALGIGANTAIFSAVDSVLLRPLPFPHPETLVALQADTPYPKGWVREYQRQGSGFAFVSGYSLNQEYNLAGTNASDRTYGSTVSVNFFDTLSVQPLLGRFFSPEEERSGQDRVVVLSYAFWRSHFGANPSIVGSTVHVDGIPRQVLGVAPKNVRFPDNDTQIWLPISFDDSKQNDPWATFFNLRAIGRLKPGVTANAAQAQLRTIHPQMLALFPWRMPDKWAADISVRPLLDSIVGESAPKFYLLLGAVGLVLLIASANVANLLLARAASRQREIAIRSALGASIPRLVRQLLTESLLLSVFAGVVGVLLAWAGLRILKIILPPETPRLADISLHPGVLMFAAAVSLLTGILAGLVPAWNSASDVQEKLRSNANNVFGTAKRFSISRMLVIGQVAIVVVVILAAGVMLRSLYRLASVNPGFEVQHVVGVQVSLDRKACDIRGNCANFFHNLLERAQALPGIEKAAIVDTLPMGGDDLWYVFDAENHPREARQPANVSAGRIASDGYFRLMGISLLQGRYFDQSDASGSSRAVIVNAAMASHFWPGQNPIGKRIVHTDNESSPGVIDPETASVIVGVVSDTRHERLDRDSGWEVYLPLAPNREFSTMNLVVRSSTNVSGVAGSVRQLVTEIDPTATVAHVRTLDEVLTASTANSRSLTFLLVAFAALGAAVGGMGIYSLIAYTVSWRTREIGLRLALGANKRQVAILVLKQSLALSLTGSAVGVSAAYLCRNLMRSFLFQTSPTDLLTFVAVPLMVGVVALVASWVPARRAMRIDPMQALRFE, from the coding sequence ATGATTTCGTTTCGCGATCTTCGCTACGCCTGGCGCCAGTTGCGCCGCAGCCCTGGTTTCGCCATCGTTGCCATTTTGACTCTGGCGCTCGGGATTGGCGCCAATACTGCCATTTTCAGCGCGGTGGATTCGGTCCTCCTCCGGCCTTTGCCCTTCCCACATCCCGAGACTTTAGTTGCTCTCCAAGCCGATACCCCGTATCCGAAGGGCTGGGTGCGCGAATACCAACGGCAGGGCAGCGGGTTCGCGTTCGTCTCCGGGTACTCGCTGAATCAGGAGTACAACCTCGCCGGCACCAACGCCTCCGACCGCACTTACGGCAGTACGGTCAGCGTGAACTTCTTCGATACGCTTTCTGTGCAGCCGCTGCTCGGACGCTTCTTTAGTCCGGAAGAGGAACGCTCTGGCCAGGATCGCGTGGTAGTGCTGTCCTATGCGTTCTGGCGAAGTCACTTCGGCGCTAATCCGAGTATTGTTGGCTCGACGGTGCACGTCGACGGCATTCCGCGACAAGTACTCGGCGTCGCTCCCAAGAATGTCCGCTTTCCCGATAACGATACCCAGATCTGGCTACCGATTTCATTTGACGACTCCAAGCAGAACGATCCTTGGGCCACGTTTTTCAATCTCCGAGCGATCGGGCGCCTCAAACCCGGCGTGACCGCCAACGCGGCACAGGCACAACTACGCACAATTCACCCACAGATGTTGGCTCTCTTCCCGTGGCGCATGCCCGACAAATGGGCCGCCGACATCAGCGTGCGCCCGTTGCTGGACTCCATCGTCGGCGAAAGCGCACCGAAGTTCTATCTCCTGCTGGGAGCCGTTGGTTTGGTGCTGCTGATTGCGTCTGCCAACGTCGCGAACCTGCTACTGGCACGCGCCGCGTCTCGCCAACGTGAGATTGCGATTCGCAGTGCGCTCGGCGCGAGCATTCCCCGGCTCGTTCGACAGTTGCTTACTGAGAGTCTTTTGCTATCCGTATTTGCGGGAGTAGTAGGTGTGCTGTTGGCGTGGGCAGGACTGAGAATTCTCAAGATTATTCTGCCGCCGGAGACACCACGCCTTGCCGATATCTCTCTGCATCCCGGCGTCTTGATGTTCGCAGCCGCGGTCTCACTGTTGACCGGAATTCTCGCCGGCCTCGTGCCCGCCTGGAATTCCGCCAGCGATGTGCAGGAGAAACTGCGCTCCAACGCAAACAATGTCTTCGGAACCGCCAAGCGATTCTCCATTTCGCGCATGCTGGTGATTGGCCAAGTGGCAATCGTGGTCGTAGTGATCCTCGCTGCCGGCGTGATGTTGCGCAGCTTGTATCGTCTCGCGAGCGTGAATCCGGGATTCGAAGTGCAGCATGTGGTTGGTGTGCAGGTCTCGCTCGACCGCAAAGCTTGCGATATTCGCGGCAACTGTGCCAACTTCTTCCACAATTTGCTGGAGCGCGCGCAAGCGCTGCCGGGCATTGAGAAGGCCGCTATTGTCGATACCCTGCCCATGGGCGGCGACGATCTCTGGTATGTCTTCGACGCCGAAAACCATCCCCGAGAGGCGCGACAACCAGCTAACGTTTCGGCCGGGCGCATCGCATCCGACGGCTATTTCCGGCTGATGGGTATCTCACTGCTGCAAGGCCGATACTTCGATCAAAGCGACGCTTCGGGCTCCAGTCGCGCGGTGATCGTGAATGCCGCGATGGCTTCGCATTTCTGGCCAGGACAGAATCCGATCGGCAAACGCATCGTCCACACCGATAACGAATCCTCTCCCGGAGTGATCGATCCAGAAACCGCTTCGGTGATCGTTGGCGTCGTATCGGATACACGTCACGAGCGACTGGATCGTGATTCGGGATGGGAGGTCTACCTTCCACTCGCGCCGAATCGTGAATTCTCGACGATGAATCTTGTCGTGCGTTCCAGCACCAACGTGTCTGGTGTCGCGGGTTCCGTTCGGCAACTCGTGACTGAAATCGATCCCACCGCCACCGTCGCGCACGTCCGCACTCTCGACGAAGTGCTCACCGCATCCACCGCCAACTCTCGCTCACTCACCTTCCTGCTGGTCGCATTCGCCGCACTCGGCGCGGCCGTCGGGGGAATGGGCATCTACAGTCTTATCGCCTACACCGTAAGCTGGCGTACGCGCGAAATCGGCCTCCGCCTTGCGCTTGGAGCCAATAAACGTCAAGTTGCAATTCTGGTGTTAAAACAGAGCCTCGCGCTGAGTCTGACCGGTTCGGCAGTCGGGGTTTCAGCCGCATATCTGTGCCGAAATCTGATGCGCAGCTTTCTGTTCCAGACTAGCCCCACGGATCTGCTGACGTTCGTCGCCGTCCCGTTGATGGTGGGAGTTGTTGCTTTGGTCGCCTCATGGGTTCCGGCACGCCGGGCGATGAGGATTGATCCCATGCAGGCGCTGCGGTTCGAATAG
- a CDS encoding RNA polymerase sigma factor, with amino-acid sequence MASEAVVRSLTGIPGATVTSGRPGKSGSEKPSTTRGDVVGQTLSRVNDADLIRASQRGDHAAFEELVRQYDSAVLRLALHLTRSESDAQDIYQEAFLKAYRNIGNFRFECSFYTWIYRIVTNLCLDLLRKRQVRKEDAPVATDQRGEEYDLLDQVADDRSGASPERDLMRRELGSRIAKALEKLTPRERMVFEMKHYQGLKLRTIGEILNTTEETAKNTLFRGTQKLRAALADMKRK; translated from the coding sequence ATGGCGAGTGAAGCAGTAGTCCGGTCGCTGACTGGCATTCCCGGTGCGACCGTGACGAGCGGTAGGCCGGGCAAGAGCGGTTCTGAGAAACCCTCAACGACGAGAGGGGACGTGGTTGGGCAGACCCTGAGCCGAGTGAACGATGCCGATCTAATACGTGCTTCGCAGCGCGGAGACCATGCCGCGTTTGAGGAACTCGTGCGTCAGTACGATTCGGCGGTGCTGCGCCTGGCGCTGCACCTTACGCGTTCGGAGTCGGACGCCCAGGACATTTACCAGGAAGCATTCCTCAAGGCGTATCGGAACATCGGCAATTTCCGCTTTGAGTGTTCGTTTTATACCTGGATTTACCGCATCGTCACCAACCTTTGCCTGGACCTTCTTCGCAAGCGCCAGGTGCGCAAGGAAGACGCTCCGGTCGCGACCGATCAGCGCGGCGAAGAGTATGACCTGCTCGATCAGGTTGCCGACGATCGCTCGGGTGCGTCTCCAGAACGCGACTTGATGCGACGCGAGTTAGGTTCGCGCATTGCAAAGGCATTGGAGAAACTGACGCCTCGGGAACGCATGGTTTTCGAGATGAAGCATTATCAGGGTCTGAAGCTGAGGACCATCGGCGAGATCCTGAACACTACGGAAGAGACGGCCAAGAACACACTCTTCCGGGGCACGCAGAAACTACGAGCGGCCCTGGCCGACATGAAGAGGAAGTAA
- a CDS encoding phytanoyl-CoA dioxygenase family protein, whose product MRQLWERTQTVRSSGTTASNAGSELDPILIHALGLNLLETFRYLYSSNRNFGEFEDWIFQKNNGVLTTERIQQINAALAGEAAAEDGGSRGVEPILSAAEMEHWEEHGYVVLHDAVTPGECKAAADLLCEHLHVDLANPQTWYPDDMKATIMVELVYHPALQATRESQRIRRAFGQIWGTDNLVSTNDRCGFNPPERPGFRFPGPHLHWDTSLSPPLPLGTQGILYLTDTDAEQGAFTCVTGFHRRLESWMASLPPGANPRTQDLNAEAVPIAGKAGDLVIWHIGLPHGSRPNRAQKPRLVQYINMYPPDRVDNRPWI is encoded by the coding sequence TTGCGGCAATTGTGGGAACGCACGCAGACCGTACGTAGCTCTGGGACAACTGCCTCCAACGCAGGCAGCGAACTCGATCCAATTTTGATCCACGCCCTCGGATTGAATCTTCTGGAGACGTTCCGCTACCTCTACAGTTCAAACAGAAATTTCGGAGAATTCGAGGATTGGATTTTCCAGAAGAATAACGGGGTTCTTACCACCGAGCGTATTCAGCAGATCAATGCGGCGCTCGCAGGAGAGGCTGCAGCGGAAGACGGCGGGTCGCGAGGGGTTGAGCCGATTCTCTCAGCCGCTGAGATGGAACATTGGGAAGAACATGGCTACGTGGTGCTGCATGACGCGGTCACGCCGGGCGAGTGCAAAGCGGCGGCGGACCTCCTATGTGAGCACCTGCATGTGGACCTCGCGAATCCGCAGACATGGTATCCGGACGACATGAAGGCGACGATCATGGTTGAGCTGGTGTACCATCCCGCGCTCCAGGCCACCCGCGAATCGCAGCGGATTCGGCGGGCGTTTGGGCAGATTTGGGGAACGGACAATCTTGTGTCAACCAACGACCGTTGCGGTTTCAATCCACCGGAGCGGCCGGGATTTCGCTTTCCGGGGCCGCACTTGCATTGGGACACCAGTCTCTCGCCACCGCTGCCACTGGGTACGCAGGGAATTCTTTATTTGACGGACACGGACGCCGAGCAAGGCGCGTTCACCTGCGTGACCGGCTTTCATCGGCGGCTAGAGTCGTGGATGGCGAGCCTGCCCCCGGGTGCGAACCCACGCACGCAAGACCTGAACGCCGAAGCCGTGCCGATCGCGGGAAAAGCCGGAGACCTCGTGATCTGGCATATCGGACTTCCGCACGGCAGCCGGCCTAATCGCGCGCAGAAGCCGCGGTTGGTGCAATACATCAACATGTATCCGCCCGACCGCGTTGATAACAGGCCCTGGATTTAA
- a CDS encoding FKBP-type peptidyl-prolyl cis-trans isomerase, with the protein MQTSKTSILVLLATGMALSGLGLAQTPAASTKPATGTKTATATPATKGTTAKSTTAAPLKLTTDKEKASYAIGMSVGKKIHDDKVDINLLLLQRGLKDGIAGGKALLTDEEVRTALVNLQKTMRDDMLAKNKKQGVDYLAANKAKPGVVTLPDGLQYKVIQQGSGPKPTASDSVVCNYKGTFIDGKEFDSSYKRGEPATFPVTGVIKGWTEVLQMMPVGSKWQLVIPSELAYGENGRPSIPPNSTLVFEVELVKIAEKPKAEPAPQATDGAGQPGQQAPPDKSSQPPQNPKN; encoded by the coding sequence ATGCAAACATCCAAAACTTCCATCCTTGTGCTTCTCGCGACAGGAATGGCGCTGAGCGGACTCGGCTTGGCGCAGACACCTGCTGCTTCCACCAAACCCGCCACCGGCACTAAGACCGCAACAGCCACACCTGCCACGAAAGGCACAACCGCAAAGAGCACAACCGCCGCTCCGTTGAAACTCACGACCGACAAAGAAAAGGCGAGTTACGCCATCGGTATGAGCGTCGGCAAGAAGATCCACGACGATAAGGTCGACATCAACCTGCTGCTTCTCCAGCGTGGACTGAAGGATGGGATTGCAGGCGGGAAGGCTTTGCTAACTGACGAGGAAGTGCGTACGGCTTTGGTAAACCTGCAGAAGACGATGCGGGACGACATGCTGGCGAAGAACAAGAAGCAGGGCGTAGATTACCTGGCGGCAAACAAAGCGAAGCCGGGCGTGGTTACGCTGCCGGATGGGCTGCAATATAAGGTCATCCAGCAAGGATCAGGACCGAAGCCGACTGCTTCAGATTCAGTGGTGTGCAACTACAAGGGCACCTTCATCGATGGCAAAGAGTTTGACAGCTCGTACAAGCGCGGGGAGCCCGCTACGTTTCCGGTCACTGGTGTGATCAAAGGTTGGACGGAAGTGTTGCAGATGATGCCGGTGGGATCAAAATGGCAGCTCGTCATACCCTCTGAGCTTGCGTACGGAGAGAACGGCCGTCCCAGCATTCCGCCCAATTCCACGCTGGTCTTCGAAGTGGAACTCGTGAAGATTGCGGAGAAGCCGAAAGCGGAACCCGCGCCCCAAGCAACGGATGGTGCCGGCCAGCCAGGTCAGCAGGCGCCGCCCGATAAATCTTCGCAGCCCCCGCAAAACCCTAAGAACTAG